From the Calliopsis andreniformis isolate RMS-2024a chromosome 4, iyCalAndr_principal, whole genome shotgun sequence genome, one window contains:
- the Mettl14 gene encoding methyltransferase like 14 isoform X2 has product MLQTLRERSQKRKKLLAQTLGVSSVDELRQILGTDIDDTQRKKLKSVSDKSENGIKDSKTDAVPTDEIVYKDSSTFLKGTQSSNPHNDYCQHFIDTGQRPQNFIRDVGLADRFEEYPKLRELIKLKDDLIAETATPPMYLKTDLSAYSLKDLNCKFDVILIEPPLEEYQRTCGATNVQLWNWDQIMELDIGEVAANRSFVFLWCGSSDGLDMGRFCLRKWGFRRCEDICWIRTNINNPGHSKNLDSKAVLQRTKEHCLMGIKGTVRRSTDGDFIHANVDIDLIISEEPEYGSIEKPVEIFHIIEHFCLGRRRTIRPGWLTVGPELTNTNFNADLYTSYFANGQITTGCTERIEALRPKSPPPKGKVTGRGRGGFNRGRVRAR; this is encoded by the exons ATGTTACAAACTCTTCGTGAAAGATCGCAAAAACGCAAGAAGCTCTTAGCACAAACG CTGGGTGTTTCAAGTGTGGATGAATTGCGACAGATCTTAGGAACGGATATCGATGATACGCAGAGGAAGAAGTTAAAATCAGTATCGGATAAATCGGAAAATGGGATAAAAGATTCGAAGACCGACGCGGTTCCGACCGACGAAATCGTTTACAAAGATTCCTCGACGTTCCTTAAGGGAACGCAGTCTTCGAATCCTCATAACGACTACTGCCAACACTTCATCGATACAGGTCAGCGACCACAAAATTTTATCCGAGACGTTGGCTTAGCCGATAGATTCGAGGAATACCCAAAGTTAAGAGAGCTGATCAAATTGAAAGACGATCTAATTGCGGAAACCGCTACGCCACCCATGTATCTCAAGACAGATTTGTCTGCGTATAGTTTAAAGGATCTAAACTGCAAATTCGACGTGATACTCATAGAACCTCCACTGGAGGAATACCAACGTACCTGTGGTGCTACAAATGTTCAGCTATGGAATTGGGATCAA ATAATGGAATTAGATATCGGTGAAGTGGCAGCAAATCGAAGCTTTGTGTTTCTTTGGTGCGGAAGCAGTGATGGATTAGATATGGGACGGTTTTGTCTTCGCAAATGGGGTTTCAGGCGATGCGAGGACATTTGTTGGATTCGCACCAACATCAATAATCCAGGACACAGTAAGAATTTGGATAGCAAAGCCGTGCTTCAAAGAACTAAAGAGCATTGCTTGATGGGGATCAAAGGGACAGTCAGACGATCGACGGACGGAGATTTTATTCACGCTAACGTAGACATCGACCTGATTATATCGGAGGAACCCGAGTACGGTTCGATAGAGAAGCCCGTGGAGATATTTCACATAATCGAACATTTCTGTCTCGGCAGACGACG CACGATTCGACCAGGATGGCTGACCGTAGGCCCTGAATTGACGAATACGAATTTCAACGCGGATCTTTATACCAGTTATTTCGCAAACGGTCAAATCACGACTGGATGTACCGAACGCATAGAAGCGCTCAGACCAAAGTCTCCGCCgccaaaaggtaaagttactgGTCGGGGCAGAGGTGGATTTAATCGAGGACGGGTCAGGGCTAGATAA
- the Mettl14 gene encoding methyltransferase like 14 isoform X1, which translates to MLQTLRERSQKRKKLLAQTLGVSSVDELRQILGTDIDDTQRKKLKSVSDKSENGIKDSKTDAVPTDEIVYKDSSTFLKGTQSSNPHNDYCQHFIDTGQRPQNFIRDVGLADRFEEYPKLRELIKLKDDLIAETATPPMYLKTDLSAYSLKDLNCKFDVILIEPPLEEYQRTCGATNVQLWNWDQIMELDIGEVAANRSFVFLWCGSSDGLDMGRFCLRKWGFRRCEDICWIRTNINNPGHSKNLDSKAVLQRTKEHCLMGIKGTVRRSTDGDFIHANVDIDLIISEEPEYGSIEKPVEIFHIIEHFCLGRRRLHLFGRDSTIRPGWLTVGPELTNTNFNADLYTSYFANGQITTGCTERIEALRPKSPPPKGKVTGRGRGGFNRGRVRAR; encoded by the exons ATGTTACAAACTCTTCGTGAAAGATCGCAAAAACGCAAGAAGCTCTTAGCACAAACG CTGGGTGTTTCAAGTGTGGATGAATTGCGACAGATCTTAGGAACGGATATCGATGATACGCAGAGGAAGAAGTTAAAATCAGTATCGGATAAATCGGAAAATGGGATAAAAGATTCGAAGACCGACGCGGTTCCGACCGACGAAATCGTTTACAAAGATTCCTCGACGTTCCTTAAGGGAACGCAGTCTTCGAATCCTCATAACGACTACTGCCAACACTTCATCGATACAGGTCAGCGACCACAAAATTTTATCCGAGACGTTGGCTTAGCCGATAGATTCGAGGAATACCCAAAGTTAAGAGAGCTGATCAAATTGAAAGACGATCTAATTGCGGAAACCGCTACGCCACCCATGTATCTCAAGACAGATTTGTCTGCGTATAGTTTAAAGGATCTAAACTGCAAATTCGACGTGATACTCATAGAACCTCCACTGGAGGAATACCAACGTACCTGTGGTGCTACAAATGTTCAGCTATGGAATTGGGATCAA ATAATGGAATTAGATATCGGTGAAGTGGCAGCAAATCGAAGCTTTGTGTTTCTTTGGTGCGGAAGCAGTGATGGATTAGATATGGGACGGTTTTGTCTTCGCAAATGGGGTTTCAGGCGATGCGAGGACATTTGTTGGATTCGCACCAACATCAATAATCCAGGACACAGTAAGAATTTGGATAGCAAAGCCGTGCTTCAAAGAACTAAAGAGCATTGCTTGATGGGGATCAAAGGGACAGTCAGACGATCGACGGACGGAGATTTTATTCACGCTAACGTAGACATCGACCTGATTATATCGGAGGAACCCGAGTACGGTTCGATAGAGAAGCCCGTGGAGATATTTCACATAATCGAACATTTCTGTCTCGGCAGACGACG GTTGCACTTGTTCGGTCGCGACAGCACGATTCGACCAGGATGGCTGACCGTAGGCCCTGAATTGACGAATACGAATTTCAACGCGGATCTTTATACCAGTTATTTCGCAAACGGTCAAATCACGACTGGATGTACCGAACGCATAGAAGCGCTCAGACCAAAGTCTCCGCCgccaaaaggtaaagttactgGTCGGGGCAGAGGTGGATTTAATCGAGGACGGGTCAGGGCTAGATAA
- the LOC143178310 gene encoding uncharacterized protein LOC143178310: MRPDELIQNERRATETMSETSEGTVATSVSGKSSYESREELRDIAALLGIANPDDLHQERFRVDRRKLEQMLLGKPPQLYLRFDLCLSVRLLALCRLTI, encoded by the coding sequence ATGAGGCCCGACGAGCTGATACAGAACGAGAGGAGAGCGACCGAGACGATGTCGGAGACGTCCGAGGGCACCGTGGCGACCAGCGTCTCCGGCAAGTCGAGTTACGAGAGCCGCGAGGAGTTGCGAGACATCGCGGCGTTGCTGGGCATTGCTAATCCGGACGATCTGCATCAGGAACGGTTTCGCGTCGATCGGCGAAAACTGGAGCAGATGCTGCTAGGTAAGCCTCCGCAGCTTTATCTTCGGTTCGATCTCTGTTTAAGCGTACGCCTGCTTGCCCTATGTCGCCTCACCATTTAA